GGCCCTAACCGGCGGCAACAAGACCCTCAACTGGGATCTCACCATGATGCTCGTCAACGATACCGATGACCTCCACGACGCCGGCGTCATCACCGGCAACGCGCCCAACGATTACGACTGGTATGTCTACTACGGCAAACTGAACTACACCTTCTGCGCCGGTGATAACGCCAAGTTTACCGTCAGCCCCTTCATCGCCTTCAGCGACATGGGTTCCGCGGCATGCAAAGACGGCGTTGATTCCGATGCCTGGTATTCCGGTTTGGAAGGGCACGGCAACATCGGCATCTTCAAGCCTTCCTTTGAAATCGCCTACGCCGGCGGTGAAATGAATGATGCTTATGACCACTACGGCCCCAATGAAGACGATGTGGACATCGACGCCTGGGCCGCTTTTGCTGGTTTAACTCTGGCCCTGAGCCAGGAATTCAACCCTTATGTCACCTGCACCTGGCAGCAGGGTGACGATGATCCCCTCGATGATGACGCTGAAGGTTTTGTCGGCATTACCAACATCGCCCGCTACACCCCCTACGGCATGGATGGCTCGATCCTTTACGAGCATTTCGGCGGCGGTGCCGGCTTTGGCGCACCACTGTACGCCCTCTCCACCGAGCGCTCCACCAAAGGCTACAACTATGGCGGTATCGGTGGTGCTGGTTCCGGTAATAACCCCGGGCTGCTCTTCTTAGCCGCCGGTGCCAAGGGTAAGATCCAAAAAGCCAGCTACAACATCCGGGTCTGCTATCTCGAGTATGACGAGGAAGACTCCCTGCTCGAAGCCAACGGGCTGTCCGGAAGTATCGACGACGAGATCGGCTGGACCATCGACGGCCAGTTGAAATATTCGTTCTCGCCAAACTTCTACACCAGCCTGACCGCCAGCTACTTCGTCGTTGGTGACGGCATCGAGGATTTCAATGAAGCCATGTACGGCCCCGACTATGATGATGAGGACGCCATCCTGACGGCTTTGGAACTGGGTTGGAAATGGTAAGCTGATTCAATCTTTACTGTTCTTGTACTGAAAACCCGGCCCTTTTGGGGGCCGGGTTTTTTGCTTGCATTTTCGCCCCGCTTTCCTTACTATGCGACACTCATTTTGCAGAATTGTCGTACCTTTATTTTACCACAGAGGCACAGAGGTCTCAGAGGAAAGAACAATGCAAGCGCCCTTCTCTGTGCCCTCCGTGTCTCTGTGGTGGATATCTTTTTGGAGATCATTCATGCCAGCATCCACCCGGAACATAAACCGGCAACGTTTCACCGTCACACTCTTTTTTGTTTTACTTTTCTTCATTGCTTTTCCCTTAACCGCTGCTGCCGGCAGCTGGCAGCAGCTGATCAGCCAGGCCGGGTCCCGGCTGGCGTCGGGTAACAGCCAGGCCGGTCGGGTAACCATGGTCCAGGGCGAGACGGTAATCATGGAAATCGTCGCCCCCCAGCTGACGGTCGGCTCGGTGGTTGCAGTTAAGAATAACGCCCTGCCCGGCGTTCCCCTGCCCCTGCAGGACGATGCCGCTCTTATCCGCATTACTCAAAGACTGGGCAGTCAGAGTCGCGGCGTCATCATTGACGGCAGCGGTAATATCCCCCGGGGAGCACCGTTGTTTCCCTATTCCTACAATCGCCTTTACATCTATACCAATTTAGCCAACCCCCAGCGCATACGTCCCTTTCTTGATCTGGTTGCCGATTTGCAACGAGTCCGGATTCCCTACGCGCTGAAATCATCCCGGGAACTGCGCTACGGCGTTGAAACCGGCATCCGGCCCCTGCTCATCCGCCTGGAAGGCCGGGGCAACCAGGTGGTCGGCCGGCTGACGGATTTC
This genomic window from Pseudomonadota bacterium contains:
- a CDS encoding FG-GAP-like repeat-containing protein, whose translation is MPASTRNINRQRFTVTLFFVLLFFIAFPLTAAAGSWQQLISQAGSRLASGNSQAGRVTMVQGETVIMEIVAPQLTVGSVVAVKNNALPGVPLPLQDDAALIRITQRLGSQSRGVIIDGSGNIPRGAPLFPYSYNRLYIYTNLANPQRIRPFLDLVADLQRVRIPYALKSSRELRYGVETGIRPLLIRLEGRGNQVVGRLTDFSEGTVLFSTAYNLPYRLPLAAPFGLPLQGGLAAGNQHPSSAGRSTSFTRAARVSGAGMTGKIELKGPYNRLVFADLNGNGRDELVMLNTNWVEAFRIDGDQLKPVARYRLPRKDFILLSLHFGDFNHNGKDEIYVTLGLPVTVDEKPDTKLASLVVEFSNQKFILLGKDYPWYFRVMETRKGKRVLLAQEIDDYKQYKLPI